TTCACCAACATCTGCCTCGGTATCAGGGGACAGGACAGGTTCTGGCCACGTGGAAGAAGAACGGGAAAGCAGATGGAGGGGGCTGAAGACACACACGGGTGTCCTGAGGGGCCCGAGCCCCGAGGCTGACCTGTGACCGGACACCCACAGTCAGAGCCACGCCCGGCACGGAGGTAGCTGCCGTGAGGGGCCTGCGTGCATGCCAGGCACAATGAAAGGCTCGCACACCCACTGTGAGTGTTGGACCCACCAGCCGAGGCGGGGGAGTCCACCGAATCCAAGGGCACCTGCCCAGCAGAGTCGGCCTCAGGCCTGGCTCCCTGTCCCTAACCCcacaggggggcagaggggctgagCCATGTGGCCAAGCTGGCCGATGACCTTGCCTGAATGAGAAGGACAAtggcaaatgctttttaaaaattgagttcaGGAAAGTAAAAccgaggggaagggaggggagggcacatATTCAACCCCGTGGGCCCACCTTGCCCTTGGCGCCTCAGGTTTCCCACCTGCGAGCAGAAGAGAACCCCGTTTCTCAGGGACCTGCGTCCAGGGGCTCCCAGAGGCCTGTTTCCTACCTGCTCGGCTCCCGACAGAAGTGGTGGAGACGGCAGGCAGTGGTCTGAGGAGCTGTCCTGACTCTGGGGGCAGCGCGGGGAGCTTAGCACCCCctttccagcctgctggccccCTCATCCGCAGCCCAGCTCCAGGAACACCGAAAGGAGAAGCTTGGCAGGAGGCCTTTCAACAGCACCCTAGCTCCCTAGCTCCTGCCCTGGCCCAACGACTCTCCACGAAAGACGCTAAAGCCTATTAAACTGCAGGCTGGGTGGGTCCGGCAGGATGCCTACAGTAATTACAAGACCTGCATCGGCTAAATCACCGGGAGGCTGGGTGGAAGGCGCAAGAAGACACCTCATCCCTTTCTGTCTGAGTGTCAGCGGGCAAATAGGGCCCTGGGCTTGCAGGGGCTTCCGAGGCCGATGCCGGGAAAGCAGGGGTTAAATGCCCACTCTCCAGCCGGGGAGAAGGGCACCTCAGAACCCAGCCCCCCCTTACCTGGTTCTTTGCTTCCGGAAGCCGTGGTCCCATGAAAAACACTGAGCTGGAATCCTTTCGTCCCTGGGGGTGACGTCAGTGTTTCCTTTGGCAGGTGGGACCGTCATGCATGTCTGAACCTTTGAGGCGATGACTCGCTCGGGGCTCTTCTGCACAAGGCCCCTGAGGGAGCTGCGTCCACATCTGGACACTCCGTCCCCGCGCACGCAGAGGGGCTGGTTGCCAACGCTCCACCTGCAGGTGTTTAGCTCAGCTCCGACAGGCTCGGCCTGCGGTCAGCGCGCCGCTGTCCGATTCCacgcctgggggcggggggagggcccCACAGCTGTACTGCATGGGGGGGGGTCCTGTCCGAGACCCTGCCCGGCGTCCCCTCAGCCCCCCGCCCTCTTGGACTGAGGGGTGGATGTACGTGGCCAGGCCTCACAGAGTGTTAGAGCTCAAGGGCGTTCCTAAAGGTGAATGTCAGAGTAGTTGCTACTGATTGGGCACCTACTGCATGCTGGGCACGTTAGGGTGATCTCTGATCCTCTCGCAAATGCTCGAGAGGCGCTGACACAGTCATCAGTCACGCCCCATCAGTGGAGGCGAAGGGGCTGTGGAGAGGCCGCTCGGTGCGGTCGAGGGCGCAGACCCGCGTGCAATCCCAGCCCTGTGCCTTTCCAGCTGGGGGGCATCGCGCGGATTTCTTGAGCTCCGcctgtctcagcttcctcatgtgTGAGACGGGGAAGCTTCCCACAGCAACCACGGCACAGGGTGGTAGTGAGCTAGTGTGCACGCTGGGTGTGCCCCACGGGGCCTCGCGCCGGGGGGCGGGGTGCTGCTCTCTTCATGAAGCGCTCCTGGCGCTCGGCAGCCAGCAACAGTCCCAAGGCCGGAAATCCCAGTCTGTCCAGCCCCAGGGCCCGTGTTCCTCATCTTACATGTCAGGATGCATGcgtgcggtggggggggggggggggtgtgtggggacCAAGGACCTATCCAAGATCAGCCAGCGGCTGCATGACCGTCCCCGGGCCGGCAGCCATCTGTCACCAGCCCCAGGACAGCGCCCACCGCACAAAACACTGCCTTCCTTTGGCACTGAGGTAACCTCTGCGGGGTCCCTTTGACCTCAGGGGGATGCCGGCAAATGCAGGAATAACCATGTCAGTGGCTTTGACGTCACACGTGCTGGACGGGCAGTTCGCACCCTCCGCCGCCCCCGTTCCTGTCACCCCAGAGCCCGCTAGTGATGGGAAGGGGCGACCACCTGTAATTCTCACCTGGAATCCGCTTGGCGCTCCGGGGGCTCGACTGACTTCcccattttatttgaaataaacgTTGAAGATTTACCTTCTGTAGGCTTCTCTCTTTTCACTCTGCTTTCCAACGCAAGGTTTCGTGGCCTTTGCAAAAAGCACGACAATGGAGATCGCACCTCGTCTAAACCCCGGACGCATCGAGGATCATTTCAGTGGGCAGCAGAACAGAAGGATACGCGACAGGGATGCAAGCATTTTATTATTCCCCTgtacttccttctccctcccgctCAGATTTCCCTCCGTGAAGCTGAACACAGACGTGTTACAACTGACCCCAGCTTTACTCCCAGCCGCAAAGGACGAAGCACAGACAAGCGAGCGCCCGGTGGAAAGGGGGTGATGTTTCTCGGGGAAGCCTGATCGCAAGTGTCAACATCTCCAGCAGCCCCTCACCCAGGCCCGCCCCAGCCCAGCGGCAGACGGAGCCCGGGGAGGCTCCGGAACCGCTCCCCGGCGCTGGGGGCTCCCGCGGCCCCCGCCCCGGTGCTGAGCGCCTTCCAGGGGTCCAGCCAAGGGCTCTATGATGTCACCCTCCCCAGGTGGCCAGTGGGACTTGCACCGGTCCTCTGCGCACTGTCCATGCAGAGCAATGTCACTGCTGCTTCTGACAGGCAGAAGCACCTGGCATTTGCCGGGCTGGGGGTGGCCCGTGTCACCCAGCTGGGCAGAGGGGGGAAGGGGACAAAGGGAGGCCACACAAAGGTGGGCGGAATCACCTGGAACGGAGAAGCGGCAGAGCCCACAGGGGCCAGAGGGACGCAGGGAGCAAGGCCGGCCCCAGGTTCCTGCAGCAAAGCCAGGCGGCACCAGGCCCGGCCCCTCACTTGGACACCAGCGTGCGGACGAACTCCTCGTAGTTCACCTGCCCGTCCCTGTCCACGTCGGCGGCCCGGATCATCTCATCCACCTCCTggtccctcagcctctcccccagccTGGTCATCACGTGCCGCGGCTCGGCCCGCTCACCAGGCCGTTGCCATGCTGGTCGAAGACGCGGAGGGCCTCGCGGATCTGCTCCTCGCTGTGCCTGCCCCTCAGCTGCCCGGCCATAACGCCCAGGAACCCGGGGAAGTCCACGGAGCCGTTGCCGTCGCGGTCGATCTCGCCCACCTTGCCCCGCAGCTCGGCCTCCGTGGGGTTCTGGCCCGGGGAGCGCCTGACGGTGCCCAGCTCCTGGGTGGTGATGACACCGTCCCCGTCCTTGTCGAAAAGGCAGCAGGCCTCCTTGAACTCGGCCACCTGTTCCTCGCTCAGCTGGTCGGCCATGGAGGGCGGTGGCGGCCGGCGGGGCTGCGGAACAGGTGGCGGTGCGCGGGGCGCCGGCTGGCCGGCCGTCTGGCCCGGGCTTGACTGGCGGGCGCTTAAGAAGGAGCAGGGCTCCCGCTCACACGCAGGCTCCCCGCCCTGCAGCTGCCCCAGGCCGGGTGCTGTTGGAACAGGAGTCCGGCACCAGGAACGAGGCCGGCTGAGGGTTGCGCTGATGCCAGcgccagggtgtgtgtgtgtgtgtgtgtgtgtgtgtgtgtgtgtgtgtgtgtgtgtgtgtgtgtgtgtgtgtgtgtgtgtgtgaacggCTCCCCGCCCACCGCACTGGGAGCCGGCGGGAACCCCCGCGAGGACACCCACAGGGAGGGCAGCCTGCCCAGCCCACCGGACACTGGTGGTCCGGGCTGTTCCTTCCGGAATTGTCCCTGTCCTGTCTTCAGACCCCACGCTCCAGAGAACTGCCAGCTTCCCTTCAGTGGAGGTTCGGGGCAGGATGAAAGGCAGGAGTTGCCTTTGCCTGAAGGGAACTTCCTCCCTGTGTCTTTGCTTTCCAAAGCCTGAAAGCCTCCGGGTTCCCAAGAGGGTTTTCAGAGAAGGAACAAGGTTTTCTTCTTCAGGGGGAAGCACTGTCTTCTtatcttcagaaaaaaacatgaatggaGACAGATTTCCTCCTACTCATGCATTCCTACATGTGTATTGAGGGCCTACTCTGTGCAGGGACTGTTCTAGAAGCTGGGACTAGAGCCACGAATGAGACAGGCAACTCCCAGTCCTCCAGaagcttcccttccctctgcGAGACGGCTAGCTAGTGAGTAAACGAACAGGTGAGATACTTGGATATTGTGACAAAAACCATGAAGGAAAGTGAAGTCGCTTCCACAGtagatggtcagggaaggcttcctcgGGGCGGCAAGGGAGGTGACCTGAGGGGAGAAGGTGCTGTCCAGGCAGGGAGGCTGAGTAGGCTCAAGCCTGTGGGTAGGAGAGGGCTTGGCATGGTCGGGGGACAGAGAGGTGGCCGGCGTGGCTGCAGCCCGGCGGAGGGGAGGAAATGAGGACATGGGGAAGGTGCAGGCCTGGACAGAGGCGGTGGGGGTTCACGTTTTACTCTCTGATTGACGGCAAGACAAACAAAGGCAGGTCTGGAAGTCTGGACCCCGTGTTTTGGGGTAGCAGAGCAGAAGAAAGGGGTGTTTTTAAGAGGAGATATTCTTAAGAAGGCAAAGTATGATGCTCCGACTCCTGCTCCCAACTCCAGGGAAGCCTGGGAAAATGACCACCCCCTGAGTGAGAAAAGGTGGCTTTGCCTGTGGGAATCCATGAAAATTCAAACTGGGAGAGACCCTGGAGAACCACCACAATACTGCAGGAGAGGACAAAGCTGGACTTCGAGACTCGCTGTAAGCCCCCAGTAATTAAGATGGCGCCGTTGCCCAAGATCCATTCTTGGGATCGAAGGAACAGAAGCACAGAGGGCCAGAAAGAGACCCGCACAATACAGTCGACTGGTCTTTGACAGAGGAACgataagagggagaaaaaatagtcttttcaacaaacgatGCTGGAACAATGGGACATCCATGTGCAGACagtgaatctagacacagaccttacccCTTCCCCAAAAAGTAACTCAAATGGATCACagacaaaatgtaaaatgcaaaactgtaaaactcgCAGTTGATGACATAGAAAGTCTGAATGACCTTGGGCTTGGCAGTGATACCAGCTCATCCAGCTTGGGTCTGGGTTGGGTTTAGAGAGGACATGCAAGGCTTGATCCATGAGAGAAAGAATTGATAAACTGgatgctatggtctgaatgtgtccccccGAATTTCATAAGCCAGAATCTCACCCCCAAAGAGATGTATGCATGAGATCATACAAGCGCAGTAGCAGGAAACAGAAGATGAAACACCAGACAAAGGCGTGGAAGTGGCACGGAGTCCTGGAGAACCAGGGACTAGCAACACGGGGGAGTGCGTGCCCGGGACAGTCCCCCTGATGGACCCGTGCAGTCTGGGGTCTTGCTTCCTGCCTACTTCACCCGCAAGGGGGTGCGTGGCCGGCAGGTGTCTGCAGGTTTCTGGATTATGGCGTCGTGACCCCAACATCCAGCCCTCGCCCTGAGCGTGTCCTTCAAAAAGGCACATGGAAAGAGAGCTCAGTAAAGGATTTTAAACAGAGCTACTCATGACTCATCACAAAGGAGAGTGCTGGGGTGGGCTACACTGTGGCACCTCGCTAGTTAGGAACCCAGCACTTAGTTCACGGGCTACTGCAGCCTTCCCCAAGCATACAGTCTTGATCTTAGGACCCATCTAAACATTTAAAGTgattgaggaccccaaagagctttcgTTTGTGTGGGCTACATCTATCAATATTTGCTGGATTTGAAATTACAGCTGGAAAAACGTTAaatattgaaatgtatttttcaacatttatttgcaacttaaaaaaaacaaataaaaaactcatgttaacataaataatatcgttttataaaaaataattatagttctaaaacaaacaaaaataggagATGAGTGGCacgtaataaaaataat
The sequence above is drawn from the Zalophus californianus isolate mZalCal1 chromosome 9, mZalCal1.pri.v2, whole genome shotgun sequence genome and encodes:
- the CALML3 gene encoding LOW QUALITY PROTEIN: calmodulin-like protein 3 (The sequence of the model RefSeq protein was modified relative to this genomic sequence to represent the inferred CDS: inserted 1 base in 1 codon) produces the protein MADQLSEEQVAEFKEACCLFDKDGDGVITTQELGTVRRSPGQNPTEAELRGKVGEIDRDGNGSVDFPGFLGVMAGQLRGRHSEEQIREALRVFDQHGNGLVSXAEPRHVMTRLGERLRDQEVDEMIRAADVDRDGQVNYEEFVRTLVSK